A genomic stretch from uncultured Cohaesibacter sp. includes:
- a CDS encoding ATP-binding protein, producing MRSIQPLPLSSAMRLAVTLSALFALSALVTGFIAYSLMSDELRARLSEDARVEVTVFAEDLKQSGSPAFSEKIKNLTTIANRNATLYYFQPDAAQLPIGNMMLNKMFEGPRQITIGNDLTVSDSVQPPEEGTYYAHGIKTSEGWIIVAKSSQWISDSSEVLVQSIAWSLGVALLATILLAISIGRRNARRLEDLNTSMTMVATGDLTARVARPSVETDDIGIVARNINAMLERLQANVERLSQVSADIAHDLRSPLTRIRVKLEAQALRSDLPDDVSDAIRSALVDLTSLSTSFDAILQLSQMETGNLVLVKKLTDLNAMMQKVHEMLFPVAEKRGHELRLELPSAIVVAEVSEELLVQALVNLIENAFRHVPNGAIIDLSLLNANDMVFLSVRDNVPRIPTNELDKVTERFYRLDRSRSSKGTGIGLRLVRAIASLHGGELNLENSQPRLLATLSVKRTSSS from the coding sequence ATGAGATCCATTCAGCCCCTTCCGCTTTCTTCGGCCATGAGACTTGCTGTCACCTTGTCAGCGCTCTTTGCACTTTCCGCTCTGGTCACGGGCTTCATTGCATATTCGCTTATGTCCGATGAACTGCGGGCACGCCTCTCGGAAGATGCGCGTGTGGAGGTCACCGTATTTGCTGAGGACCTCAAACAGTCTGGATCTCCGGCTTTCTCAGAAAAGATCAAAAATCTGACCACGATCGCCAACAGGAACGCTACCCTCTACTATTTCCAGCCAGACGCCGCTCAATTGCCAATTGGCAATATGATGCTGAACAAGATGTTTGAAGGCCCACGCCAAATCACCATTGGTAATGACCTCACCGTGTCAGACAGCGTACAACCGCCTGAAGAAGGAACCTATTATGCCCACGGCATCAAGACATCAGAGGGCTGGATCATCGTTGCCAAGAGCAGCCAGTGGATTAGTGACAGTAGCGAGGTGCTTGTCCAATCGATCGCCTGGTCGCTCGGCGTGGCTCTGCTGGCGACCATCTTGCTTGCCATCTCTATCGGACGCAGAAATGCCAGAAGACTTGAAGATCTCAATACCAGCATGACCATGGTTGCGACCGGAGACCTTACAGCTCGCGTCGCAAGGCCGAGTGTCGAAACAGACGATATCGGAATTGTTGCTCGCAACATCAACGCCATGCTCGAGAGGCTGCAAGCCAATGTTGAGCGCCTTTCGCAGGTTTCAGCCGACATCGCGCATGACCTCCGCTCTCCCTTGACGCGCATTCGCGTCAAGCTTGAAGCACAGGCTCTGCGGTCAGATCTACCAGATGATGTTAGTGATGCCATACGCTCCGCTCTCGTGGACCTCACATCGCTGTCAACCAGCTTTGATGCGATCCTGCAGCTTTCGCAGATGGAAACGGGAAATCTGGTTCTGGTGAAAAAGCTGACAGATCTCAACGCAATGATGCAAAAGGTGCATGAGATGCTGTTTCCGGTGGCAGAAAAAAGGGGGCATGAACTAAGACTTGAGTTGCCTTCTGCGATTGTCGTGGCCGAGGTAAGCGAAGAATTACTCGTTCAGGCGCTCGTCAATCTTATCGAGAATGCATTCCGACATGTTCCCAACGGAGCCATCATAGATCTTTCTTTGCTGAACGCGAATGACATGGTTTTTCTGAGCGTTCGTGACAATGTTCCTCGCATTCCTACAAATGAGCTGGATAAGGTGACAGAACGTTTCTATCGCCTGGATCGAAGTCGGAGTAGCAAGGGAACCGGGATTGGCCTGAGGCTTGTACGTGCTATTGCCTCATTACACGGAGGTGAACTTAACCTGGAGAACTCTCAACCGAGGCTGCTGGCGACTTTATCAGTCAAGCGCACTTCGTCGAGCTGA
- a CDS encoding response regulator transcription factor, whose protein sequence is MKILIAEDDQETGAYLRKSILAEGHMVGHFSDGRDALTQALAADYDLMIVDRMMPGLDGLSIVKALRSAKIETPIIFLTALGSVNDKVDGLAAGADDYMVKPFALAELQARITALSRRPKLQQEITELAVGPLQLDLISRMASREGSQIGLLPKEFMMLKYFMERPGRIQTKLMLQDAVWGIHFYPKTSVVETHMSRLRTKIDKPFDKQMLQTLHGIGYVLQP, encoded by the coding sequence ATGAAGATTCTCATCGCTGAAGATGATCAGGAAACAGGAGCCTATCTTCGCAAGAGCATACTTGCGGAAGGACATATGGTTGGCCATTTCTCTGACGGACGGGATGCTCTGACTCAGGCATTGGCAGCCGACTATGATCTTATGATCGTTGATCGCATGATGCCTGGCCTTGATGGGTTGTCCATCGTAAAGGCTTTGAGATCCGCAAAAATTGAAACACCGATCATCTTTCTGACCGCGCTTGGTAGCGTCAACGACAAGGTGGATGGGTTAGCGGCCGGGGCGGACGACTATATGGTCAAACCCTTCGCTCTGGCTGAATTGCAAGCCCGGATCACGGCTCTCTCTCGCCGCCCGAAACTTCAACAGGAAATAACCGAATTGGCGGTCGGGCCTCTGCAACTTGATCTCATTTCTCGCATGGCCAGCCGTGAAGGAAGCCAGATCGGGCTTCTGCCGAAAGAGTTCATGATGCTTAAATACTTCATGGAACGGCCTGGCCGGATTCAGACCAAGCTGATGCTTCAGGATGCGGTCTGGGGCATTCATTTCTATCCAAAGACCAGCGTTGTGGAAACCCATATGAGCCGTCTGCGAACAAAAATTGACAAGCCATTTGACAAGCAAATGCTGCAGACACTGCATGGTATCGGATATGTGTTGCAGCCATGA
- the mprF gene encoding bifunctional lysylphosphatidylglycerol flippase/synthetase MprF, producing the protein MNTTNVDTVAQSERISLVRKAAPIILALVLFALGAYALYHLLKPVKAADVIAQVRTTPWTALLAAFAATATGYVALIGYDWSALRSLGKKVPAKAIAIGGFLGYSFGNTIGVSVISGGAVRYRIYAAFGLTLFEIASVSTFAALAFGFGITVIGLAALAIHPHALVNILPIAPESLRIWAGVAAVGVALALLLMSLSGKGLRIGKFELAAPSPGVLFSQLAFTFVDTSMAALTLYVLLPGARPDFLTFLPVFAAASMAGVLSHVPGGVGVFETVVIAALPKGVPLDQVAAALLLYRLIYYLVPFGLAFVFVAINEARLAGGFFTKLFGNVSEPLRPVMKAANGMAPALIGLTAFGIGAYLVLVALMPSVGPDELDADDLLAAILLEGGALLSAVLGALLIILSQGLARRISGAYWLTLAALLVASGAAVMNKFDLESVLLLLATAIALWPFRSLFNRSAKLTRRVLSPGWFALAGGIVVSAATVFFFMHEATPYSANLWTEFSSIANTSRALRAGLAGSSIFLFATVWLAIQPAAIHTRRPDKSALQKAQAIIDRQNDPKACLAFTGDKELFFNDADTAFLMYAVQGNKWIAYSDPIGPKDAIVPLVWSFWEEAYDNAAHPVMFEVSEAYLPLWIEMGFALHKIGEEAVIKVREFTLNGKKFKSMRAAHNKALKEGFELTIHEAPHTKAFMDQLKSISDAWMVDKRGGEKGFSLGRFDPDYLQYFAIATIKRDGEILAFANILRPGDGSRVSIDLMRYPPEQASGLMEFLFIELIEYSRETGAEEFSLSLAPLSGIEVRKGARLWNRFGAILYRHGRSFYNFEGLRAFKQKFQPEWQPRFVAVPSGVSPIAALKDVTLVISGGPGKLLWK; encoded by the coding sequence TTGAACACCACTAATGTCGATACTGTGGCCCAGTCTGAACGGATTTCCCTTGTAAGAAAGGCGGCTCCGATCATTCTTGCGCTGGTCTTGTTTGCGCTCGGTGCTTACGCACTTTACCACTTGCTCAAGCCCGTAAAGGCGGCTGATGTGATTGCCCAGGTACGAACGACACCTTGGACAGCATTGCTCGCGGCCTTTGCTGCAACGGCTACAGGGTATGTTGCCTTGATCGGCTATGACTGGTCAGCACTGCGTTCTCTCGGCAAAAAGGTTCCGGCGAAAGCGATCGCTATCGGCGGATTTCTTGGTTACAGCTTTGGCAACACAATCGGCGTTAGCGTCATTTCTGGTGGTGCCGTACGCTATCGGATTTATGCCGCTTTCGGGTTGACTTTGTTCGAAATTGCCAGCGTCTCGACCTTCGCCGCGCTGGCTTTCGGTTTTGGCATTACGGTGATCGGTCTCGCCGCCTTGGCCATTCACCCTCACGCTCTTGTGAACATTTTGCCAATAGCTCCGGAAAGTCTGAGGATTTGGGCCGGAGTTGCAGCCGTTGGAGTGGCTCTTGCTCTACTGCTGATGTCCTTGAGCGGGAAAGGCTTGCGAATTGGGAAATTCGAACTCGCCGCTCCGTCGCCGGGCGTGCTTTTCTCCCAACTTGCCTTCACTTTTGTTGATACATCCATGGCGGCGCTCACGCTCTATGTGTTGCTCCCGGGAGCCCGCCCCGATTTTCTGACTTTCCTGCCCGTCTTTGCGGCCGCTTCAATGGCGGGCGTTCTCAGCCATGTACCCGGCGGTGTGGGAGTCTTCGAAACTGTCGTCATAGCGGCCTTACCAAAAGGTGTGCCTCTTGATCAGGTTGCCGCCGCCCTGTTGCTCTACCGGCTGATCTACTATCTCGTTCCATTTGGCTTGGCGTTCGTCTTTGTCGCCATTAACGAAGCCCGTCTTGCTGGCGGCTTTTTTACCAAACTGTTCGGCAACGTCTCCGAACCTTTGCGGCCGGTCATGAAAGCAGCCAACGGCATGGCTCCGGCCCTGATCGGTCTTACCGCCTTCGGGATTGGTGCCTATCTGGTGCTTGTTGCTCTTATGCCTTCAGTGGGACCCGATGAGCTGGACGCAGACGATTTGTTGGCGGCCATCTTATTGGAAGGCGGAGCTCTCCTTTCCGCCGTTCTGGGAGCATTGCTTATCATCCTGAGCCAAGGTCTTGCGCGAAGGATATCCGGCGCATACTGGCTCACCCTTGCGGCGTTGCTGGTGGCGTCGGGTGCTGCTGTGATGAACAAATTTGATTTGGAGAGTGTGCTCTTGCTCCTTGCGACCGCCATTGCTCTCTGGCCGTTCCGAAGTTTGTTTAACCGATCCGCAAAATTGACCCGCAGAGTGCTCAGTCCAGGCTGGTTTGCGCTCGCTGGAGGCATTGTTGTCAGCGCAGCAACGGTCTTCTTCTTCATGCATGAAGCAACGCCCTATAGCGCTAATCTTTGGACGGAATTCTCCAGCATTGCCAACACTTCGCGCGCTTTGCGCGCTGGTTTGGCAGGGTCGTCAATCTTCCTGTTTGCAACAGTTTGGCTCGCCATTCAGCCTGCTGCAATTCATACGAGAAGACCTGACAAGTCAGCCCTTCAAAAAGCGCAGGCTATCATCGATCGCCAGAATGACCCCAAGGCCTGCCTTGCCTTTACCGGCGATAAGGAGCTGTTCTTTAATGACGCTGATACCGCTTTCCTCATGTATGCGGTGCAAGGCAACAAATGGATCGCCTATTCGGATCCAATAGGCCCCAAGGATGCCATCGTGCCTCTCGTCTGGTCATTTTGGGAAGAAGCTTATGACAATGCCGCCCACCCGGTGATGTTCGAGGTGAGTGAAGCCTATCTTCCCCTCTGGATCGAAATGGGGTTCGCACTCCACAAGATCGGTGAAGAAGCCGTGATAAAGGTCCGAGAATTCACTCTCAATGGCAAGAAGTTCAAGTCCATGCGCGCAGCTCACAACAAGGCACTCAAGGAAGGGTTTGAGCTAACCATCCATGAAGCGCCGCACACCAAGGCTTTCATGGATCAGCTGAAGTCGATTTCAGACGCCTGGATGGTTGATAAGCGGGGGGGTGAGAAGGGTTTTTCCCTTGGGCGGTTCGATCCAGACTATCTTCAGTATTTTGCCATTGCCACCATCAAACGCGATGGCGAGATTTTGGCCTTTGCCAATATTCTTCGGCCGGGAGACGGTTCACGCGTGTCGATTGACCTTATGCGCTACCCGCCGGAACAAGCGAGCGGCTTGATGGAATTCCTCTTTATCGAGCTGATTGAATATTCCCGAGAAACGGGCGCAGAAGAATTCAGTCTCAGCCTTGCTCCGCTTTCAGGGATAGAAGTTCGCAAGGGCGCCCGTCTTTGGAACCGGTTCGGTGCCATCCTGTATCGGCACGGCCGATCCTTTTACAATTTTGAAGGCCTGCGCGCATTTAAACAGAAGTTTCAGCCAGAATGGCAACCCCGTTTCGTGGCCGTACCATCGGGAGTATCACCCATTGCCGCATTAAAAGATGTAACCCTGGTGATATCAGGTGGTCCCGGCAAATTGCTCTGGAAGTAA